The following DNA comes from Anopheles coustani chromosome 2, idAnoCousDA_361_x.2, whole genome shotgun sequence.
TTTTGGACCAGTAGATTATGGAAAATTAAGGTACAATAGAATATGTCCTTTATCGGAAAGTAAACAGCCCGACGTACTTCGGTGACGAACGCGGGATAGGATCgaaatttgaaatgaaataaaatagtcCAATACATACATCTCTTATTTAACTAGTGTGTTTAAATGTTCtcaatttaaaacatgtttaaaaaaatatgaatttcctaCGTGTTGATGTAGCAAACATAAATTTAGTCACGTGTGCAGTTCTTTAGCGAAGACATCAACCTCGTCTCTATAATCAGTTCCAAAACGATTGCAAATGGATATTATATTTCATTAACAATACAAGCTTTATGTAGTAAATTGTAATCCGCAAGAAGTTCTGCTGAAACTTTGACACTTGGAATTAATACTATTTACAATGTGAATGAAGTATTAATGCACCACGTTCCGGGCACGAATTGTTATGCTAGTAGTAGCACTGTCATCGTGGCTACAATCATAATATTGATCGGGTCATGAAGATGTTTAGAACAATTCAAAACTACAGTCAAGGAGAAGAGAGTAAAtttcataataaataaatttactgaACCAATTATCGGTTCGGTTTAATCCATACCCTGTTTAGTATCCAACTCCTTTCGGAAAACGTTATGAGGCCACAGATCAAGCCGAGACTCGGACGTCGTTGGCTCATCACGCTTCGACTGGTCCATGCTTTCCTTACTCTCGCTGGCTAGTGTATCCAAATGTCCCAGAAATGCGAAACACTTAGAAGGTAAAGTAAACAAGATAGAAGGAGAGATAGAAAGTTATACGCGCTTGAGGGGTTGCCTTTTTAGGGCTTCCTTGGTTCAACATACTTTTAGTTTCATTTCGCCGTTTTTAAAATGCTTCGGTTGAACTCTGAACTCGAGTCTCAGAATAGTCCTTTCCAGTCGAAGGCGTTGGTCCACGGTCATATAGTATGTTTGCAGCATATCGCTCGCTGCCCGTTCGTCGTTTACATACCAGCTGAGTATTGTGGCCGGTTTGGAACGACCGGAAGAACAGTTCACCCGAACCTCGTCTCCTACATGATACCATGGCTTGGCACCGGTAATGGTTGGCCCTGCGTCGGGAAGTGCTGGCAAGAAGTGAACAAATGAATACAGTTCCTTATCTTAGTCACCTTAAATGAAGCAGTCCTACCGATAACCTTCATATTTCCAACACCGGAAACAGTCAGGAATGCAGGAGCTTCTGCAGAAACTTCACACTTGTATTTTCCTGCCGAAGCCAGCGTTACATTTCTCAAAAGAACCTGATTTTTCTCCGAGCTTTGAAGCTGTGTTGTTACGGAAGGAAATTACTCTCACTCTGAATGAAATCATAGAATTACATCACTTACATCGATTGTTACATCCGGCAGGAGGAACATTTGTTTCGAAGGTTTATTCCGTGGAAGGTAGCGAAAAAATTCGTGTCCATCCTTGTACCATTTGACTGCGTAAAGTTCCGTATTATTCATATCGAATTGACACTCCAGAAGTGCGTCGCTGTTAACAACCACCTGCCACGGAATCCGAAGTTCGGTAAGCACGAGAGTAAAACATAGTTCTGGGGATAAAATTAATGGTTTGTGGTTTTATGATGGTTTTATCGAACTGTTTCCTTAACGTAAGCAAACTACCTTTCACTCCacaaatcaataaaactgTCAGAGTAAAGTTTacacatttcattttgtttctaaCCACTGGTAACCGTTTTCGAACTTGACCCGTCGTTTGTTAAAATAGCAGCTGCAAATACTTTCGGATAACAATAGTTTTTCTCCACTAAATCCACTAGAGTCATGCTTATTTCGaggacaacaaaaacaaagctcTGGGCAGTAAGCTGGACGCAGTTCAACTGGATGGCTGAACAACAGTTAAGCGGTTTGTACCTACATTTCTACAAGCACATGGCTTCGCTGTTCAAATGGGACGTTTCGTCCATTTTGCCTCTTCATTTCCTCTTTCGTTACGTGTGGACGTGCTGCTATATGACCGATGATCAAGTTACACGTTAGCTGGTCCTTATTAAGACACAAATACAATGGAAACCGGGTATTTTTCGTAGTTCATGTACTGAGAACAATGAATGCGGATAATGTGATATTGTGCAACATGGGGCTTATTATGGAAAAACGACAGTCATTgtattcattaaaatttattagttTTTCAGTACCATTTTATAACAAATTCTGtaagaaaatgattttatatCGTTTTACAACGGTAGAAAATCTACGAGCGTGTCGAGTCATTACACGGATATTATTCTGGAGAATTTATGATATTGTTTTCGAATATTAAAATGATTCATTCGCGTTATCGTAAGTAGTTTGATATGGTTTTCAAAACCAGTTCGGTGCCCACAAATTCGGTGTGTCGGAGGAAAGAGGTTTCTACTGTTAAGTTTTCTCTTGTGTCGATTCATGCTTTCCTTATCCATTATGCTCATAAATATATTTGGCATTACGATCGTAGGCGATCCAATGGCATTGCGTAATCTTTTGTTATGGCGTTGGTTCGGCCAACCTTCGCTAAATCAGTCCACAAATCTTACACACGTTACAACCTGTATATAGTAGCTTAAAAAGAACATGATTCTGCAGCTTCGAACCACG
Coding sequences within:
- the LOC131267273 gene encoding uncharacterized protein LOC131267273, whose amino-acid sequence is MNNTELYAVKWYKDGHEFFRYLPRNKPSKQMFLLPDVTIDLQSSEKNQVLLRNVTLASAGKYKCEVSAEAPAFLTVSGVGNMKVIALPDAGPTITGAKPWYHVGDEVRVNCSSGRSKPATILSWYVNDERAASDMLQTYYMTVDQRLRLERTILRLEFRVQPKHFKNGEMKLKCFAFLGHLDTLASESKESMDQSKRDEPTTSESRLDLWPHNVFRKELDTKQGMD